In Nicotiana tabacum cultivar K326 chromosome 21, ASM71507v2, whole genome shotgun sequence, one DNA window encodes the following:
- the LOC107832605 gene encoding inositol-tetrakisphosphate 1-kinase 1-like, whose protein sequence is MSERRFRFGYVLAPKKVSSFIQDSLVNHAQEQGIDLIPIDLNKPLIEQGPFDCIFHKLYGPEWRKQLEEFSLQNPTTIIIDPIDAIEKLHNRISMLEVVNELKITQENETIGIPLQIFIQENSDSLLDHITRQGLDFPVIAKPLIANGTADSHQMYLVLKPEGLEELKPPIVLQEFVNHGGVIFKVYVAGEHVKCVKRRSLPDISEEKLGTLENLIAFSQISNLTAQDQNDDSFAALIENAEMPPLGFVTEVANQLRDALKLHLFNFDMIRDTRAGNRYLVIDINYFPGYAKMPSYETILTAFFLDIARRKQNNESG, encoded by the coding sequence ATGTCAGAAAGGAGATTTCGCTTTGGTTACGTACTTGCACCAAAGAAAGTAAGCAGCTTTATTCAAGATTCCCTCGTCAATCATGCCCAAGAACAAGGTATTGATCTAATCCCAATCGATCTGAATAAACCATTAATCGAACAAGGTCCTTTTGATTGTATTTTCCACAAGCTATATGGTCCTGAATGGAGAAAACAGTTGGAAGAATTTTCCCTTCAGAACCCAACCACCATCATTATAGATCCCATAGATGCTATTGAAAAACTCCACAACCGAATTTCAATGCTTGAAGTTGTTAACGAATTAAAAATCACCCAAGAAAATGAAACTATTGGAATCCCTCTTCAGATTTTTATTCAAGAAAATTCCGATTCCCTCTTAGACCATATCACACGTCAAGGGTTGGATTTTCCCGTTATTGCTAAGCCTTTAATTGCTAATGGGACAGCTGATTCACACCAAATGTATTTAGTTTTAAAACCAGAAGGACTAGAAGAGCTGAAACCACCAATCGTGTTACAGGAGTTTGTTAATCATGGTGGAGTTATTTTTAAGGTTTATGTAGCAGGGGAACATGTGAAATGTGTGAAAAGAAGGTCATTGCCTGATATTTCTGAGGAGAAATTGGGCACTTTAGAGAATTTGATAGCGTTTTCGCAGATATCTAATTTGACTGCTCAAGATCAGAATGATGATAGTTTTGCTGCACTGATTGAAAATGCGGAGATGCCTCCGTTGGGATTTGTGACAGAAGTGGCTAATCAGTTGAGGGATGCTTTGAAGTTGCATCTTTTTAACTTTGATATGATAAGAGATACTAGAGCTGGAAATCGGTATCTTGTTATTGATATCAATTACTTCCCTGGATATGCTAAGATGCCGTCTTATGAAACTATATTGACTGCATTTTTCCTTGATATTGCTCGCCGGAAGCAAAACAACGAATCTGGTTAG